In Thiomonas arsenitoxydans, the genomic stretch CAACCCGCATTCGACCCATGGCGAGGCGCCGAGATCTTTCCTGGAACGCTCGCCTCGCCGGACGGCGACTTTGCCGAATTCATCCGCAGCAAAGCCGAAACGGTCTATCACCCGGTCGGAACCTGTCGCATGGGGGCAGACGAAGCCAGTGTGGTCGATCCGCAGCTTCGCGTCCGGGGCATCGAGGGCCTGCATGTCGTGGATGCGGCCATCATGCCCGAGGTCCCTACGGGCAATACCAACGCTCCGACGCTCATGATTGCCGAGCGCGCCAGCGCATGGCTACTCGCCGATAACTGACCCCAAGTCGTGCTGTTTGTTGTTTTGCGTTTGACTTTTCGATTGGTTTTGCAATCGCACCCTTTGAATTGGGGGGTGTGCCGCCTGTGCCGGGGATAGACCTGTCATTCCCGATTGACAACAATCCCACGAACCCAACAAGAAACCCAGATTTGTCGTCAGAACTGCCAAAAATTTCACATCGATCTGACCGCCTCGCAGCGCAAAATTCTGGCAACGAGCTGGTGTCGCAACCGCGCCAGATTGCAGTCTGTTTTCCTGACGCAATAATCCAATACCCAGAGTGAAAAATGTTCAAGATCTTTAATCTATACATTCCCGCAAAAATGACGCTGGAATTGCTGGTTGATCTGGCGATTTCCATTCTGTCGTTTGCGCTTGCAACCTGGTCTGTTTATGTGATGACTGTAGGTAAGCAAGATTTTTCGTATTGGATTCAGCAGGGGTTCTATCCGCTGATTCTGTATACGGCGTTGACTATTTTGCTATACACCGCATTGGGTGTTTACCGTATTGATGCGGAAAACAGCTTGCGCAGCTTTTTAGGGCGCACCTCGGTTGCCTTCGCCTTCGTCTTCTTCCCGGTTTACTGGTTCACCCTGATGTTCACCGAAGCCGGCAGTTCTTTTCGAGTGCTGGCGTTTGCCTATCTGTTTCAAATGGCACTTCTCGTGCTGATCCGTTATATTTTCCTGCGACAAACAGCGTTGTCTGGCATGACGCGACGCATTTTGATCGTCGGAAATGGGCGCGAGGCGCAAGCGCTATCGCGCCAGATCATGGAAAATCACGGTACTTCCTACAGCATCGTCGGCTTCTACCCCACTCAGCAAAATGATCAGCCGCCGGTTCAACTTGCTGGGAAGGTGTTTGACGAAAATACGCCTCTCGAACAGGTCGTGCTCGATATGCGGGTGGATGAAATCATTGTTGCCGTACGCGAACATCGGGGCGGCGTACTCCCGATCCGCCAACTGCTCGAGGCCCGGATTCTCGGCACCCCGGTTCACAATCTGCCGACTTTCTACGAGCGCTTGAAGGGCGAGGTTCCGCTGGAAAGCATGAAGGCGAGTTGGCTGATTTATGGGGGCGGTTTTACACAAGGCCATATCCGTGCCTGGGCCAAGCGTCTATTCGATATCATTAGCGCCAGCGTTCTTCTGCTTGCCCTCTGGCCCATCATGTTATTGGCTGCTCTGTTCATCAAATTAGAAGATCGGGGGCCTGTATTTTTTCAGCAAGAGCGTGTCGGCTTGTTTGGAAAGTCTTTTTACTGCCTCAAATTCCGCAGTATGCGCACGGATGCAGAAAAAGATGGCGTGGCACGATGGGCCAGCACCAATGACAACCGGATCACCCGTATTGGCGCTTTCATCCGAAAAACGCGCATTGATGAACTGCCGCAGTTGATCAATGTCTTGCGCGGAGAAATGAGTATGGTCGGGCCGCGCCCGGAGCGCCCGACTTTTGTGGACATGCTCGAAAAGGATATTCCTTTCTATGCAATTCGTCACAGCGTCAAACCGGGGGTCACAGGTTGGGCGCAGGTGCGCTACGCCTATGGCGCTTCGGTGGAAGATGCGAAGCGTAAGCTGCAGTTCGATCTTTACTACGTAAAAAATAACAGCGTCTTTCTCGATTTTTTTATTTTGTTCGAGACGGTGCGCGTCGTGATTTTCGGTGAAGGTGCAAGATAATTTTTAACTTATAGAAAGAGAACGATGACAGTAGTTGCTGTGGTGGGATTGGGGTATGTCGGTCTTCCTTTGGCCGTCGAGTTTGGTAAAAAATATCGCACGATCGGATTCGACCTCTCGGTCGAAAAAATAGCGGCTTATTGCAAGCATGTCGATCCGACTGGGGAAGTCAGTCAGGAGAGCCTCAAGCAGGCGACCTTGCTCGAGCCGACAACCGATGCTTCGAAACTGAAAGAGGCCGACTTTGTGATCGTCGCCGTGCCAACGCCGGTTGACGATGCCCACAACCCGGATTTCAGCCCCCTCGTGGGCGCTAGCACCTCCGTTGGCAAATATCTCAAACCCGGCGCCATCGTGGTCTATGAATCGACCGTTTATCCTGGGGCTACCGAAGAAATCTGTGTGCCGATTCTTGAAAAACAGTCGGGGCTGAAGTGGAAAAAAGATTTCTTCGTCGGCTATTCACCCGAGCGTATCAATCCAGGCGACAAAGAGCACACCCTGACCCGAATTGTCAAGGTGGTTTCTGGAGATACCCCGGAGACGCTTGAAACCGTCGCAAATGTTTATGCCTCGGTGATTACGGCCGGGGTTCACCGAGCCGAAAGCATCAAAGTGGCCGAGGCGGCGAAAGTGATTGAAAACACGCAGCGCGACCTGAATATTGCGCTGATGAATGAGTTGTCGCTCATTTTTCATCGCATTGGCATTGATACGCTGGACGTGCTCAAGGCGGCGGGTACCAAGTGGAATTTCCTGCCGTTTCGTCCGGGCCTGGTGGGTGGGCATTGCATCGGTGTCGATCCTTATTACCTCACGCACAAGGCCGACATGCTCGGCTATCACCCGCAAGTGATTCTGGCGGGGCGTCGCATCAATGACGGTATGGGCAAATACATCGCTGAACAGACGATCAAGCAAATGAGTCAGGCGGGCCTGCCGATCAAGGGGAGCGACGTGATCGTTCTCGGTCTGACCTTCAAGGAAAACTGCCCCGATCTGCGCAATTCCAAGGTGATCGACGTGATTCGCGAACTGGCGTCATATGGGGTCAACGTGATCGTGCACGACCCCATTGCCGATGCGGACGAGGCTGTGCATGAATATGGCGTCACGCTCACGCCTTGGGCCGAATTGCCTCGCGCTCAGGCCATCGTGGCGGCCGTGGCGCACCAAGCCTACAAGGACATGTCGGTCGCCGAAACTCTCGAAAAGCTGCTGCCGTCTGGCATTTTCATGGACATCAAGTGCCAATACGACGCTGCCGCGCTCCAGTCGCACGGTGCCCAGGTCTGGAGACTTTGAGCCGCCATGTCGATCGAGCAAATGCTGTCTTCGAAGCCCCAGCGCTGGCTGGTGACGGGGAGCGCCGGATTCATCGGCTCTCACCTGATCCAAACGCTTCTGACCCATGGCCAGGACGTGGTCAGTCTGGACAATTTTTCAACCGGCCATCAATCCAATCTGGATGAAGTGCGGCGCCTCGTTGGCGAAGAGGCCTGGAAGCGGCACACCTTCATCGAGGGTGACATTGTCGATCCGCAGACTTGCCAGCGGGCTTGTCAGGGCGTCAACATCGTGTTGCATGAGGCGGCTTTGGGATCTGTGCCGCGCTCGATTGAAAACCCGCTGGCAACGCACGCGGTCAACGCCACGGGTTTTCTGAACATGCTGGTCGCCGCGCGCGACGCGGGCGTGGGTCGCTTCGTTTATGCGGCGTCCAGCTCCACCTATGGCGATCACCCGGGCTTGCCCAAGGTCGAAGACCTCATCGGCAAGCCGCTGTCGCCCTATGCGGTGACCAAATATCTCAACGAACTCTACGCAGACGTATTCGGCCGGGTCTATGGCTTGCAGAGCATCGGACTGCGCTATTTCAACGTGTTCGGCACCCGCCAGGACCCCAATGGGCCTTATGCGGCGGTGATTCCCAATTGGGCCAAAGCCATCCGCGGCAATCAGCCTTGTTTCATCAATGGCGACGGCGAAACCACGCGCGACTTCTGCTATATCGACAACGTGGTGCAGGCCAATGTGCTGGCAGGGCTGAGTACGCATCCTGAATCGGCGAATCAGGTCTACAACGTGGCGTTTGGCGAGCAGACAAGCCTGAACACCCTTCACCAGTTGTTGAGCGAGGAAATCATGGCGCTCGACACTAGCGTGAAATTCACCCCGCCGGTTTACCGCGACTTTCGCAAGGGTGACGTGCGGCATTCCCTTGCCGACATCAGCAAGGCCAAACGCCTGTTGGGCTACAGCCCCGATTTCAGCGTGCGCGCGGGCTTGAAAATCGCCATGCCGTGGTACGTTGCCAAGTCGTAAAGGCCAAGGCTTGATCGTTGATCTTTCTCTCAGCAAGCTGCCGGATAGGCAGCTCGCTGAGAGACTGGGGCGTCAAGTCAATCTAGGCGTTGAATTGACCCGTTCAGACCGTCGCCGGGGTGGCGTCGAGTGAGGGGTAGTCGGTGTAGCCGGCTTCGCCGCCGCCGTAGAAGGTGGCAGGGTTGGGTTTGTTCAGTGCAGCGCCTTGCTGAAAACGCGCCACCAGATCCGGGTTGGCGATGAAGGGGCGGCCGAAGGCTACCGCGTCGGCCAGTCCCGAAGCCAGGCGGGCCTCGGCGGATTCCAGGGTGTAGTTGCCGCAGACGATGATGCGGCCCGCATAAGCGGCACGCAGCTTTTTGCGGAACTCGTCGGTCAGCGCCGGTCCGCCCGCCCAGTCGGGTTCGGCGATGTGGATGTAGGCAATGCCGCGGCGATTGAATTCCTGCGCCAGGTAGAGGTGAATCTCTTCGGTCTGCGCGTCCTGAATGTCGTGACGATTGAAATGCGGCGAGATTCGCACCCCTACCCGGTTGGCGCCGGCCACCGCAATCAGTGCATCGATGGCTTCGAGCACGATGCGGGCGCGGTTTTCCAAGCTGCCGCCGTATTGATCGGTGCGTTGGTTGGCGTTGGTCGCGAGAAATTGTTGCAGCAGATAGCCGTTGGCGCTGTGCAACTCCAGCAGGTCGAAGCCCGCTTGCAGCGCGCGCTCGGCTGCTCGTCGGTAGTCGGCGATGATGCCCGGAATTTCGGCGGTTTCGAGCGCGCGCGGCATATCGCAGGGCACGCGCTTGGGGCCTTCATCAGGCAGCACGACGAAGGATTCGCCCGTGTCGCTGCGCAGGGCACTGGGCGCGACCGGGGCCTGGCCGTCCTGTTGAAGCAGGTGATGGGAGATGCGTCCCACATGCCAGAGCTGCATGGCCATATGGCCGCCGGCGGCGTGCACCGCATCGGTGACTATTTTCCAACCGGCGACTTGCGCGTCGCTATAAATGCCCGGGGTGAAGGCGTAACCCTGCCCTTGCCGGGAAATTTG encodes the following:
- a CDS encoding SDR family oxidoreductase → MSIEQMLSSKPQRWLVTGSAGFIGSHLIQTLLTHGQDVVSLDNFSTGHQSNLDEVRRLVGEEAWKRHTFIEGDIVDPQTCQRACQGVNIVLHEAALGSVPRSIENPLATHAVNATGFLNMLVAARDAGVGRFVYAASSSTYGDHPGLPKVEDLIGKPLSPYAVTKYLNELYADVFGRVYGLQSIGLRYFNVFGTRQDPNGPYAAVIPNWAKAIRGNQPCFINGDGETTRDFCYIDNVVQANVLAGLSTHPESANQVYNVAFGEQTSLNTLHQLLSEEIMALDTSVKFTPPVYRDFRKGDVRHSLADISKAKRLLGYSPDFSVRAGLKIAMPWYVAKS
- a CDS encoding nucleotide sugar dehydrogenase — encoded protein: MTVVAVVGLGYVGLPLAVEFGKKYRTIGFDLSVEKIAAYCKHVDPTGEVSQESLKQATLLEPTTDASKLKEADFVIVAVPTPVDDAHNPDFSPLVGASTSVGKYLKPGAIVVYESTVYPGATEEICVPILEKQSGLKWKKDFFVGYSPERINPGDKEHTLTRIVKVVSGDTPETLETVANVYASVITAGVHRAESIKVAEAAKVIENTQRDLNIALMNELSLIFHRIGIDTLDVLKAAGTKWNFLPFRPGLVGGHCIGVDPYYLTHKADMLGYHPQVILAGRRINDGMGKYIAEQTIKQMSQAGLPIKGSDVIVLGLTFKENCPDLRNSKVIDVIRELASYGVNVIVHDPIADADEAVHEYGVTLTPWAELPRAQAIVAAVAHQAYKDMSVAETLEKLLPSGIFMDIKCQYDAAALQSHGAQVWRL
- a CDS encoding TIGR03013 family XrtA/PEP-CTERM system glycosyltransferase, whose product is MFKIFNLYIPAKMTLELLVDLAISILSFALATWSVYVMTVGKQDFSYWIQQGFYPLILYTALTILLYTALGVYRIDAENSLRSFLGRTSVAFAFVFFPVYWFTLMFTEAGSSFRVLAFAYLFQMALLVLIRYIFLRQTALSGMTRRILIVGNGREAQALSRQIMENHGTSYSIVGFYPTQQNDQPPVQLAGKVFDENTPLEQVVLDMRVDEIIVAVREHRGGVLPIRQLLEARILGTPVHNLPTFYERLKGEVPLESMKASWLIYGGGFTQGHIRAWAKRLFDIISASVLLLALWPIMLLAALFIKLEDRGPVFFQQERVGLFGKSFYCLKFRSMRTDAEKDGVARWASTNDNRITRIGAFIRKTRIDELPQLINVLRGEMSMVGPRPERPTFVDMLEKDIPFYAIRHSVKPGVTGWAQVRYAYGASVEDAKRKLQFDLYYVKNNSVFLDFFILFETVRVVIFGEGAR
- a CDS encoding alkene reductase — protein: MTAPTLFTPLQLGALQLPNRMVMAPLTRSRAQQPGDIPGEMNARYYAQRASAGLIVSEATQISRQGQGYAFTPGIYSDAQVAGWKIVTDAVHAAGGHMAMQLWHVGRISHHLLQQDGQAPVAPSALRSDTGESFVVLPDEGPKRVPCDMPRALETAEIPGIIADYRRAAERALQAGFDLLELHSANGYLLQQFLATNANQRTDQYGGSLENRARIVLEAIDALIAVAGANRVGVRISPHFNRHDIQDAQTEEIHLYLAQEFNRRGIAYIHIAEPDWAGGPALTDEFRKKLRAAYAGRIIVCGNYTLESAEARLASGLADAVAFGRPFIANPDLVARFQQGAALNKPNPATFYGGGEAGYTDYPSLDATPATV